Genomic window (Streptomyces sp. RerS4):
ACCACGGGATCGCAGCCCAGGGCGTCTCCGTCCGCGCGGCCGGCACCGCCCACACGCTGGTACGGGCCGTGCTCGACGGCGTCAGCCCGGTGTCCATCCTGGCCGGCCGGCTCGGCGCGAGCGTACGGGTCGTGGACGCGGGCCTGGACTGCGATCCGCAGCTGCTTCCCGAGGACGTGGTCCGCCACCGCGTACGGCGCGGCAGCGGGCGGATCGACGTGGAGGACGCGCTGAGCGCGCAGGAGGTCGAGGACGCGCTGCGGCTCGGCATCCGGATCGCCGACGAGGAGGCCGACTCCGGCACGGACCTGGTGGTCCTCGGCGACCTCAGCGTCGGCGGCACCACGGTGGCGGCCACCCTGGTGGCGGCGCTGTGCGGTACGGACGCCTCCGTGGTCACCGGCCGGGGCGGGGTCCCGATCGACGACCTGGCGTGGATGCGCAAGTGCGCCGCGATCCGCGACGCGCTGCGCCGGGCCCGCCCCGTACTGGGCGACCAGCAGGCGCTGCTGGGGGCGGTCGGCGGCGCGGACGTCGCCGCGATCACCGGGTTCCTGCTCCAGTGCGCGGTACGCCGCACCCCCGTCATCCTCGACGGGATCGTTTCGGCGGCCTGTGGACTCGTCGCCCAGCGGGCCGCGTTCCGCGCCCCGGACTGGTGGCTGGCGGGCCAGACCAGCGGCGAGCCGGGCCAGGCGAAGGCCCTGGACCGGATGGCACTCAACCCCGTGCTCGACCACGGCGTCACAGTGGGAGAGGGAACCGGGGCTCTGCTGGCGCTCCCCCTGGTCCAGGCGGCCGCCGCACTCGCGGCGGAACTCCCGGAGCGGGCCGTGGAACAACCGAACGACTGACACACCGGGCACTACGGGCTGCCTGACCGGTCCGCAGTGCTCGCACTGCCTACGGACGGCCGGCCGCCCCATAACATCGCTTTTCATGGGAGAGGTCCGCTTGACCAGCGCAGACACCGACCGGAGCCTCGATCAGGCCTCCGGCAAGGTTTCCAACGGCAGGAAGGAAGCCGGCGGGGAATCCGCCGGGAAGCCCGAGACCCGCAGGGGCACACCCCGATCGCGGCGCGGCGCCGCCTTCGCGGTCTGGTACCTGCGGGCCGTCACCTTCGTCAACTTCCTCAGCGCGGTGTGGCTGTCCCTGGGGCAGGACCTGCGCCGGCACAACACCGCCGACTTCTACACCCCGTACCTGCTGACGGCCGGCTTCGCCTCCGGGCTGTTCTCGCTGCTGCTGGCCGTGACGATGGGCCGCCGCAAGCGGGCCGCGTGGATCCTCAACCTGGTGGTCAGCGGCATGCTGCTGCTGGCGTTCTCGGTGGCCGCGTTCGCGCCGTGCGTCGGCGGAGACATGAACGTCTGCTACCCGGAGTTCCGCGACCACGCCCAGAACTGGGTCTCCCTGGCCCTGACGGCGGCCTTCGTCGGCGCCCTGCTGGTGGGCCGCCACGAGTTCTACGCCAAGGGCGACCGCTCCAACCCCAAGCTGGCCACCGCCGTCGCCGCCGTCGGCCTGCTCGTCACCTCCCTGATCGCGGCCCTGCTGGTCGGCGCCACCAACACCGACGCCGACCGGGCCGACGCCACGTTCCTGGCGCGCTGGCGCTACGGCGTGATGCGGCTGATCACCCTGGCGCCCGACGACAAGGCCTACCACGCGATCACCACGCCGGCCTGGGTGGACGTCTTCATCAACGTGATGTCGATGCTGCTCCTGCTCGCCGTGCTGTTCGCCGCGTTCCGCTCGCGCCGCGCCGTCGACCCGATCACCCCCGAGGACGAGGAGCGGCTGCGGGCGCTGCTCGCCAAGCAGGGCGAGCGCGACTCGCTGGGCTACTTCGCCCTGCGCCGCGAGAAGTCCGTCATCTGGTCCCCGACCGGCAAGGCCGCCGTCACCTACCGCGTCGTCGGCGGGGTCTCGCTGGCCTCCGGCGACCCCATCGGCGACCCCGAGGCCTGGCCGGGCGCGATCGAGCCCTGGCTCGCCGAGGCCCGCGAGCACGGCTGGGTGCCCGCCGTCATGGGCGCGAGCGAGGAGGCCGGGCAGATCTACGCCCGCCACGGACTGGACGCGCTGGAGCTCGGCGACGAAGCCATCGTGGAGACCGCCGACTTCACCCTGGAGGGCCGGGCCATGCGCACCGTCCGCCAGGCGTACAACCGCGTCAAGCGGGCCGGGTACACGGTCCGCATCCGCCGGCACGCCGACATCCCGGCGCAGGAGATGGAGGTCCTGCTGCGCAGGGCCGACGACTGGCGCGACGGCGCGACGGAACGCGGCTTCTCGATGGCGCTGGGCCGACTGGGTGATCCGGCCGACGGCCAGTGCGTGATGCTGGAGTGCACCGACGGCAACGGCGACCTGCGGGCCGTGCTGTCGTTCGTGCCGTGGGGTCCCAAGGGGCTCTCGCTGGACCTGATGCGCCGTGACCGGGACTCGGAGAACGGCCTCATGGAGTTCATGGTCATCGAACTCCTGGAGCGCTCCAAGGAGATCGGCGTCACACAGGTCTCACTGAACTTCGCGATGTTCCGTTCCGTCTTCGAGCGGGGGTCGAAGCTCGGCGCCGGCCCGGTGCTGCGCATGTGGCGGTCGCTGCTGAGCTTCTTCTCCCGCTGGTGGCAGATCGAGTCCCTCTACCGGGCCAACGCCAAGTACCGCCCGATCTGGGAGCCGCGGTTCATGCTCTTCGAGAAGAGTTCCGACTTGCTGCGGATCGGTATCGCGGCGGGCCGGGCCGAGGGCTTCCTGGAGGCACCTGGCCTGCCGAAGTGGCTGCACCGCAAACATCTGGAGACGATTCGTTGACGGCATGGACGTCGGCCCCACCGCGGCGGTTCGCCCGCCGTGAGTGGGGCCCCTGTTCCGGACCCTGAAGGACGCCCTCGCCCGTGAGTTCGTCCCGGCGCTGGACCCGTCGGTGTCCTCCGGAACGCCCCGTGGGGTCCGGCGAGGCGTAGTCGGCCCGCGGGGCGGGCGCGGGGAGCCCGTACCGTATCCGGGTGACGACAGACCTCGGGCCCTTCGCCCCCACCCGGGAGTGGATGCGGTTCCACCCGCTGGCCACCGACGCCGTGCTGGCGCTCGGGGCGCTCGTCGCCATGGTCGTCGGCTCCTTCGCCGATCCGCACGGACCGCACGGGCCCACCTTCGGGACCAGGACCCCCGAGCCCTTCTCCCTGCTGCTGATGCTGCTCGGCGCGGCCACCCTCGTCTTCCGGCGCCGCCGGCCGCGCGCCGTGCTCGCCGTCACCTGCGGGCTGTCCCTGCTGGAGCTGACCACCGGGGAGCCGAGGGCGCCCGTCGCGATGTGCGC
Coding sequences:
- the cobT gene encoding nicotinate-nucleotide--dimethylbenzimidazole phosphoribosyltransferase, which encodes MTTLNLDEFSDLIERPDGGVRRDAEDRRERLAVPPGALGRLDELAEWLAAAQGRVPVKPIERPRVVLFAADHGIAAQGVSVRAAGTAHTLVRAVLDGVSPVSILAGRLGASVRVVDAGLDCDPQLLPEDVVRHRVRRGSGRIDVEDALSAQEVEDALRLGIRIADEEADSGTDLVVLGDLSVGGTTVAATLVAALCGTDASVVTGRGGVPIDDLAWMRKCAAIRDALRRARPVLGDQQALLGAVGGADVAAITGFLLQCAVRRTPVILDGIVSAACGLVAQRAAFRAPDWWLAGQTSGEPGQAKALDRMALNPVLDHGVTVGEGTGALLALPLVQAAAALAAELPERAVEQPND
- a CDS encoding phosphatidylglycerol lysyltransferase domain-containing protein, giving the protein MGEVRLTSADTDRSLDQASGKVSNGRKEAGGESAGKPETRRGTPRSRRGAAFAVWYLRAVTFVNFLSAVWLSLGQDLRRHNTADFYTPYLLTAGFASGLFSLLLAVTMGRRKRAAWILNLVVSGMLLLAFSVAAFAPCVGGDMNVCYPEFRDHAQNWVSLALTAAFVGALLVGRHEFYAKGDRSNPKLATAVAAVGLLVTSLIAALLVGATNTDADRADATFLARWRYGVMRLITLAPDDKAYHAITTPAWVDVFINVMSMLLLLAVLFAAFRSRRAVDPITPEDEERLRALLAKQGERDSLGYFALRREKSVIWSPTGKAAVTYRVVGGVSLASGDPIGDPEAWPGAIEPWLAEAREHGWVPAVMGASEEAGQIYARHGLDALELGDEAIVETADFTLEGRAMRTVRQAYNRVKRAGYTVRIRRHADIPAQEMEVLLRRADDWRDGATERGFSMALGRLGDPADGQCVMLECTDGNGDLRAVLSFVPWGPKGLSLDLMRRDRDSENGLMEFMVIELLERSKEIGVTQVSLNFAMFRSVFERGSKLGAGPVLRMWRSLLSFFSRWWQIESLYRANAKYRPIWEPRFMLFEKSSDLLRIGIAAGRAEGFLEAPGLPKWLHRKHLETIR